The following are encoded in a window of Pongo abelii isolate AG06213 chromosome 16, NHGRI_mPonAbe1-v2.0_pri, whole genome shotgun sequence genomic DNA:
- the LOC100433838 gene encoding large ribosomal subunit protein uL11-like, which produces MPPKFDPNKIKVVYLRCTGGEVGATSALVPKIGPLGLSPKKVGDDIAKATGDWKGLRITVKLTIQNRQAQIEVVPSASALIIKALKESPRDRKKQKNIKHSGNITFDEIVNIARQMRHRSLARELSGTIKEILGTAQSVGCNVDGRHPHDIIDDINSGAVECPAS; this is translated from the coding sequence ATGCCACCAAAGTTCGACCCCAACAAGATAAAAGTCGTATACCTGAGGTGCACCGGAGGTGAAGTCGGTGCCACTTCTGCCCTGGTCCCCAAGATCGGCCCCCTgggtctgtctccaaaaaaggttGGTGATGACATTGCCAAGGCAACAGGTGACTGGAAGGGCCTGAGGATTACAGTGAAACTGACCATTCAGAACAGACAGGCCCAGATTGAGGTGgtgccttctgcctctgccctgaTCATCAAAGCCCTCAAGGAATcaccaagagacagaaagaaacagaaaaacattaaacacagTGGGAATATCACTTTTGATGAGATCGTCAACATTGCTCGACAGATGCGGCACCGATCCTTAGCCAGAGAACTCTCTGGAACCATTAAAGAGATCCTGGGGACTGCCCAGTCTGTGGGCTGTAATGTTGATGGCCGCCACCCTCATGACATCATAGACGACATCAATAGTGGTGCTGTGGAATGCCCAGCCAGTTaa